In one window of Deinobacterium chartae DNA:
- the wecB gene encoding non-hydrolyzing UDP-N-acetylglucosamine 2-epimerase, giving the protein MTRILTVVGARPQFVKASVVSRALARRPGLEEIIVDTGQHYDDAMNRIFFEELGIPRPRRFLGVGSGSHGEQTGRMLAALEAVMLEERPDWVLVYGDTNSTLAGTLAAAKLHLPVAHVEAGLRSFNRRMPEEINRVLTDHASALLFAPTDQAVENLRLEGIAGPTVQLVGDVMFDAALHFAAQPTDALARWGLEAGSFVLATVHRAENTDDPSRLNGIVQALSTLAKTEQVVLPLHPRTAKYLEAYGLRTALEARVTVTPPLGYLDMLTLERAARVIVTDSGGIQKEAFFQRVPCVTLRDETEWVELLEAGWNVLASPLDPQAVVGAVSSARPGRADAQLYGGGRASELIAQALEAGRPTITPTWT; this is encoded by the coding sequence TTGACCCGCATCCTGACCGTCGTGGGCGCCCGACCGCAATTTGTCAAGGCCAGCGTCGTCTCACGCGCCCTGGCCCGCCGCCCTGGCCTCGAGGAAATCATCGTCGACACCGGACAGCACTACGACGATGCCATGAACCGCATCTTCTTCGAGGAGCTGGGTATCCCGCGGCCCCGCCGCTTCCTGGGCGTTGGCTCCGGCAGCCACGGCGAACAGACCGGGCGCATGCTGGCTGCCCTCGAGGCCGTGATGCTCGAGGAGCGTCCGGACTGGGTACTGGTATACGGCGACACCAACTCCACCCTTGCTGGAACGCTGGCGGCGGCCAAGCTGCACCTCCCGGTTGCACACGTCGAGGCCGGGCTGCGCTCGTTCAACCGCCGTATGCCTGAAGAGATCAACCGGGTACTGACCGACCACGCCTCAGCGCTGCTGTTCGCGCCGACCGATCAGGCGGTGGAGAACCTGCGCCTCGAGGGCATTGCCGGGCCCACCGTGCAACTGGTGGGCGATGTGATGTTCGACGCTGCGCTACACTTCGCAGCGCAGCCCACCGACGCACTGGCCCGCTGGGGCCTCGAGGCGGGGAGCTTCGTGCTGGCAACCGTACACCGCGCCGAGAACACCGACGATCCCTCGCGGCTAAATGGTATCGTGCAGGCTCTGAGCACGCTGGCCAAGACCGAGCAGGTGGTGCTGCCGCTTCACCCCCGCACCGCCAAGTACCTCGAAGCCTATGGGCTGCGCACAGCCCTTGAAGCGCGCGTCACCGTAACGCCACCACTTGGTTACCTGGACATGCTAACCCTCGAGCGAGCGGCACGGGTGATCGTAACCGACTCGGGTGGCATACAAAAAGAAGCGTTCTTCCAACGGGTGCCCTGCGTCACCCTGCGGGACGAGACCGAGTGGGTGGAACTGCTCGAGGCGGGGTGGAACGTGCTGGCCTCCCCGTTGGACCCGCAGGCGGTGGTGGGTGCAGTGAGCTCGGCCCGACCGGGTCGAGCGGACGCCCAACTGTACGGCGGGGGCCGTGCCAGCGAACTGATCGCGCAAGCCCTCGAGGCGGGACGCCCGACGATTACGCCGACGTGGACCTGA
- a CDS encoding DegT/DnrJ/EryC1/StrS family aminotransferase translates to MTQANIQHIPILDLSPEIDELWDELNAAVQRVLRSGIFIMGPEVEAFEREAADYLGVKHAVGLNSGTDALIIALRALGIGPGDEVITTPFTFFATAESISSVGATPVFADIDPISYNIDPQRIRERITPRTRAIMPVHLYGNPCAMDEILAIAEEHNLEVIEDCAQSFGARYKGRHTGTLGKVGAYSFFPSKNLGAFGDGGLLVTNDDTVAAEARMLRVHGSRKKYHNEALGYNSRLDSLQAALLRVKLPHIEARNAGRRQVAARYNELLAGVPNVVTPELTQGHVFHQYTVRLQGVNRDEVQKQLEAQGIGTMVYYPIPQDLLPIYHGQYPSHPHSELASREVLSLPIWPSLEENGQQRVVDVLRTVLRQALR, encoded by the coding sequence CCTTGACCTCTCCCCCGAAATCGATGAACTGTGGGACGAACTGAATGCAGCCGTACAACGGGTGCTTCGCTCGGGCATTTTCATCATGGGTCCAGAGGTAGAGGCTTTCGAGCGCGAAGCCGCCGATTACTTGGGCGTTAAGCACGCAGTAGGCCTGAACAGCGGTACCGATGCGCTGATTATTGCACTGCGTGCCCTGGGAATTGGTCCTGGCGATGAGGTCATCACCACGCCCTTTACCTTTTTCGCCACCGCCGAAAGCATCTCCAGCGTGGGCGCGACCCCGGTGTTCGCGGACATCGATCCGATCAGCTACAACATCGACCCGCAACGCATCCGAGAGCGCATCACGCCCCGTACGCGTGCCATCATGCCCGTTCACCTGTACGGCAATCCCTGCGCCATGGACGAGATCCTGGCGATTGCCGAGGAGCACAACCTCGAGGTGATCGAGGACTGCGCCCAGTCCTTCGGGGCCCGCTACAAGGGCAGGCATACTGGAACCCTGGGTAAGGTGGGAGCCTATTCCTTCTTCCCTTCCAAGAACCTCGGAGCCTTCGGTGACGGCGGCCTGCTGGTCACCAATGACGATACCGTTGCAGCAGAAGCCCGCATGCTGCGCGTTCACGGATCGCGTAAGAAGTACCACAACGAAGCGCTCGGATACAACTCGCGGCTTGACAGCTTGCAAGCAGCGCTGCTGCGGGTCAAGCTCCCCCACATTGAAGCCCGCAACGCCGGCCGTAGGCAAGTGGCTGCGCGCTACAACGAACTACTGGCTGGAGTACCGAACGTTGTGACTCCTGAACTCACCCAAGGGCACGTATTCCATCAGTACACCGTGCGCCTGCAGGGCGTCAACCGCGATGAAGTCCAGAAACAGCTCGAGGCCCAGGGCATTGGTACGATGGTGTACTACCCCATCCCCCAAGACCTGTTGCCGATCTACCACGGCCAATATCCTTCCCATCCTCATAGTGAACTGGCCTCGAGGGAAGTATTGAGCTTACCAATCTGGCCTAGCCTTGAGGAGAACGGCCAGCAGCGGGTAGTGGACGTCCTGAGGACGGTTCTGAGGCAGGCGCTGCGGTGA
- a CDS encoding oligosaccharide flippase family protein: protein MSRARTLLLGGSALRRNIVRIVGGAAAGQLLVLLSSPLLSRLYGPADFGALAAYASLLSVLLVCVNLRYDFAIVRPKHDEEAFRLLGLALLCALAVSLLLLAAVPLLVPALGTVLPAMLTWLLPLGLLLSGVYQALNYWAVRQGAGRAIGQTRLTQSASMVGLQLLGGVLGGSPLGLVAGYIAGQAAGTGRLVRQVPRSLSTLLRPASLWRTALAYRRFPLLSLPSGLANVAALQLPTLFVAHTYGVETAGWLTLAQRVLGGPLDLLGAGVSQAFMGELSRNQHEPARLHTLFGSVARRLALLGLLVLLAGALCPLLFGPLFGAEWQPAGTLAALLSLMYAGRLLGGALSQTLIVLDRLNWMFAIDLLRLALVLAVFALFKAQGYVALIGAYSVTMALTYLLYFFAARAALQRPLSRNEASS from the coding sequence GTGAGCCGGGCCCGCACCCTGCTGCTGGGCGGAAGCGCCCTACGGCGCAACATCGTCCGGATCGTGGGCGGTGCGGCCGCCGGACAATTGCTGGTACTGCTGAGTTCCCCCCTGCTCTCGAGGCTGTACGGCCCGGCCGACTTTGGGGCGCTCGCGGCGTATGCGTCGCTGCTGAGCGTGCTGCTGGTGTGTGTCAACCTGCGCTACGACTTCGCCATCGTACGCCCCAAGCACGACGAAGAGGCGTTCAGGCTGCTAGGGCTGGCGTTGTTGTGTGCGCTGGCCGTCAGCCTGCTGCTACTGGCCGCCGTGCCACTGCTGGTTCCGGCGCTGGGCACGGTGCTGCCCGCCATGCTGACGTGGCTGCTGCCGTTGGGCCTTCTGTTGAGCGGGGTTTATCAGGCCCTCAATTACTGGGCAGTGCGTCAGGGAGCGGGCAGGGCCATCGGCCAAACTCGCCTGACCCAGAGTGCATCGATGGTCGGCCTTCAACTGTTGGGCGGCGTGCTGGGGGGTTCGCCGCTAGGGCTGGTCGCCGGTTATATCGCCGGGCAGGCTGCCGGGACCGGACGGTTGGTCCGGCAGGTTCCACGCTCGCTGTCCACACTACTGCGTCCGGCCAGCCTGTGGAGAACTGCACTCGCCTACCGTCGCTTCCCGCTGCTCTCACTGCCCTCGGGCCTAGCCAACGTGGCTGCGCTACAACTCCCCACCTTGTTCGTCGCGCATACCTACGGCGTAGAGACTGCAGGGTGGCTAACCCTGGCCCAGCGCGTACTGGGTGGGCCGCTCGACCTGCTGGGCGCAGGTGTCTCTCAGGCTTTCATGGGTGAGCTCTCGCGCAACCAGCACGAACCCGCACGACTGCATACACTGTTCGGCTCGGTCGCGCGGCGACTAGCGCTGCTGGGTCTCTTGGTCCTGCTGGCCGGAGCGCTATGCCCACTTCTCTTCGGCCCGCTCTTCGGAGCCGAGTGGCAGCCCGCCGGCACCCTGGCGGCCCTGCTAAGCCTGATGTACGCAGGCCGCCTACTGGGAGGCGCCCTCTCTCAGACCCTGATCGTGCTCGACCGTCTGAACTGGATGTTCGCGATCGACCTGCTGCGCTTGGCCCTGGTACTGGCGGTCTTCGCACTGTTCAAGGCACAGGGGTACGTGGCCCTGATTGGGGCTTACTCGGTCACCATGGCCCTGACCTACCTGCTGTACTTCTTCGCCGCACGCGCCGCGCTGCAACGCCCTCTCTCCAGAAACGAGGCATCCTCTTGA